One Nocardioidaceae bacterium SCSIO 66511 genomic window carries:
- a CDS encoding MFS transporter has protein sequence MFATYRRVLSLPGALLFSMTGLVARLPISMVTLGIVLLVSDRTGSYAYAGGISAACIVATALASPLQGRLADARGQRLALLVIPTTFASGMALLLLAVERGWSSPVPHLFAAWTGAALPQVGSLVRARWTYLVKERRQLTTAFAFEAVVDEAVFITGPVIVTFLATLVDPIAGLAVAAATGLVGGLALAGQQRTAPPVRAVDDTAPRVPIRWAVLLPLCVAAAGSGSMFGAGEVVTVAFASEQGERSASGVLLAVWACASLISGFVVGAVDTKTAPLRRFRIASLVLTAAMAPLVVVPSVLLAGLTLFLAGFAISPMLVAQMSLIEQVVPRERLTEGMSWFSMGMAAGVALGGAASGWVVDHHGASLAYLVPIASAGIAAAVAWTVPKQAVEPLTAEGIRRVHLD, from the coding sequence ATGTTCGCCACGTACCGACGCGTGCTGTCGCTGCCGGGCGCGTTGTTGTTCAGCATGACCGGGTTGGTCGCACGGCTGCCGATCTCGATGGTCACCCTCGGCATCGTGCTCCTCGTCTCCGACCGCACCGGGTCGTACGCGTACGCCGGCGGCATCTCGGCGGCCTGCATCGTCGCGACCGCTTTGGCGTCGCCGCTACAGGGTCGTCTGGCCGATGCCCGCGGCCAACGCCTCGCGTTGCTGGTGATCCCGACCACGTTCGCATCCGGCATGGCGCTGCTGCTGCTCGCGGTCGAACGTGGATGGTCGTCGCCCGTGCCACATCTGTTCGCCGCCTGGACCGGCGCGGCGCTGCCTCAGGTCGGCTCTCTGGTACGCGCGCGCTGGACGTACCTCGTCAAGGAACGGCGTCAGCTCACCACCGCGTTCGCCTTCGAGGCAGTCGTCGACGAGGCCGTGTTCATCACGGGCCCGGTGATCGTCACCTTCCTCGCGACGCTCGTAGACCCGATCGCGGGACTGGCCGTTGCTGCCGCGACCGGCCTGGTCGGCGGGCTCGCACTCGCGGGTCAGCAACGTACGGCGCCGCCCGTTCGCGCGGTCGACGACACGGCACCGAGAGTGCCGATCCGCTGGGCGGTACTGCTACCTCTGTGCGTCGCCGCGGCGGGGTCGGGCTCGATGTTCGGTGCCGGCGAAGTGGTGACCGTCGCCTTCGCGAGCGAGCAGGGCGAACGCAGCGCCTCGGGTGTGCTGCTCGCTGTCTGGGCGTGCGCCAGCCTCATCTCGGGCTTCGTCGTCGGCGCCGTCGACACCAAAACCGCGCCGCTGCGTCGGTTCCGCATCGCGAGCCTGGTGCTGACCGCCGCGATGGCGCCGCTCGTCGTCGTGCCGTCGGTCCTGCTCGCCGGGCTCACCCTGTTCCTCGCGGGCTTCGCCATCTCACCGATGCTCGTCGCGCAGATGTCACTGATCGAACAGGTCGTACCCCGGGAGCGGCTGACCGAGGGCATGTCGTGGTTCTCGATGGGCATGGCCGCGGGTGTCGCACTCGGCGGCGCGGCGTCGGGCTGGGTCGTCGACCACCACGGCGCATCGCTTGCGTACCTCGTCCCGATCGCGTCCGCCGGAATCGCCGCCGCAGTCGCCTGGACGGTGCCGAAACAGGCCGTCGAACCCCTCACAGCGGAAGGTATTCGGCGCGTTCACTTGGATTGA
- the sepH gene encoding septation protein SepH, with the protein MRDLSLVGLVEDRRHVVLRTATGEEFRLPVDDRLRAAIRGDRARLGQLEIEMDSALRPRDIQARIRRGESTEAVAEAANVPVERIMAYAVPVLAEREHICERAQAATIRRTNVSTPTARFGDVIAETFRTRDVDATAVEWDSWRREDGRWVVSVRVPDEDSPAMYLYDAPGRYVVADNDLGSDLVADVADSTEMAIASAVTEAEPETTSEADAEPAATHTRPEVQLDPEPQGASAADEYDDVDEPGVTSLKRARARRAMAQEQLMLDEQAQAGDSEESTDEDVDPHANTADLTETAAAARAAGDVGEQADAAPKRSRRRERRRVPSWDEIMFGNKTEE; encoded by the coding sequence ATGCGCGATCTCAGTCTCGTGGGGCTGGTCGAAGACCGACGACACGTCGTACTTCGTACCGCCACGGGCGAGGAGTTCCGCCTCCCGGTAGACGACCGCCTACGCGCCGCGATCCGGGGCGACCGGGCGAGACTCGGACAGTTGGAGATTGAGATGGACAGCGCCCTGCGTCCCCGCGACATCCAGGCACGTATCCGACGCGGGGAGTCGACCGAAGCCGTCGCTGAGGCGGCGAACGTACCCGTCGAGCGGATCATGGCGTACGCCGTTCCGGTTCTCGCCGAGCGTGAGCACATCTGCGAACGCGCACAGGCCGCAACGATCCGGCGTACGAACGTCAGCACGCCGACTGCACGGTTCGGCGACGTCATCGCAGAGACGTTCCGCACCCGCGACGTCGACGCGACGGCGGTCGAATGGGACTCATGGCGCCGCGAGGACGGCCGCTGGGTCGTTTCGGTGCGCGTACCCGACGAGGACTCACCCGCGATGTACCTCTACGACGCACCCGGGCGCTATGTCGTCGCCGACAACGACCTCGGCAGCGACCTGGTCGCCGACGTCGCAGACAGCACCGAGATGGCGATCGCATCGGCAGTCACCGAGGCCGAACCGGAGACGACCTCCGAGGCAGACGCCGAGCCCGCCGCCACACACACACGGCCGGAGGTCCAGTTGGATCCCGAGCCGCAGGGGGCATCCGCGGCCGACGAGTACGACGACGTCGACGAGCCGGGCGTGACCTCGCTCAAACGGGCCCGTGCTCGCCGGGCGATGGCGCAAGAGCAGCTGATGCTCGATGAGCAGGCCCAGGCCGGCGACTCCGAGGAGTCGACCGACGAAGACGTCGACCCGCATGCGAACACCGCTGACCTGACCGAGACGGCCGCCGCCGCGCGCGCCGCCGGCGACGTCGGCGAACAGGCCGACGCCGCGCCGAAGCGGTCGCGTCGGCGCGAGCGCAGGCGCGTACCGAGCTGGGACGAGATCATGTTCGGCAACAAGACCGAGGAGTAG
- a CDS encoding thymidine kinase, which produces MANLQFFNGTMDSGKSTLALQVNHNHAARGRVGRLFTSHDRRGAAILSSRLGLSVDAVEVPPDFDFWAYVVHDLTHGGRIDYMVCDEAQFYTPAQVDQLARVVDELQIDVFCFGILTDFRTKLFAGSARLVELADRVQTVQVEALCWCGERATHNARTENGQMVTEGEVVVVGDVDAPPTEVAYEVLCRQHHRRRMTAARAKAASLSPDVLPFDHEARMLGDKA; this is translated from the coding sequence GTGGCGAATCTCCAGTTCTTCAACGGCACCATGGACTCGGGAAAGTCCACCCTCGCACTACAGGTCAACCACAACCATGCGGCGCGGGGGAGAGTAGGGCGGCTGTTCACCTCGCACGACCGCCGCGGCGCCGCGATCCTGTCGAGCCGGCTGGGGTTGTCGGTCGACGCGGTCGAGGTTCCGCCCGACTTCGACTTCTGGGCGTACGTGGTGCACGACCTGACGCACGGTGGCCGGATCGACTACATGGTGTGCGATGAGGCGCAGTTCTACACCCCCGCACAGGTCGACCAGCTCGCCCGCGTGGTCGACGAGCTGCAGATCGACGTGTTCTGCTTCGGCATCCTGACCGACTTCCGGACGAAACTCTTCGCCGGCTCGGCGCGACTCGTGGAGCTGGCCGACCGGGTGCAGACCGTCCAGGTGGAGGCCTTGTGCTGGTGCGGTGAACGCGCCACCCACAACGCGCGTACGGAGAACGGCCAGATGGTCACTGAGGGCGAGGTGGTCGTGGTCGGAGACGTCGACGCGCCGCCGACCGAGGTCGCGTACGAGGTGTTGTGCCGACAGCATCACCGGAGAAGGATGACCGCGGCACGGGCGAAGGCGGCGTCCCTTTCGCCCGATGTGCTGCCGTTCGACCATGAGGCACGGATGCTGGGAGACAAGGCGTGA
- a CDS encoding DUF4193 domain-containing protein has translation MATDYDAPRKTDDEQSEDSIEELKARRHDKNSGKVDEDEVEAAESFELPGADLSHEELSVKVLPRQSDEFTCASCFLVHHRSQLAEQRNGQLICRDCAA, from the coding sequence ATGGCCACCGACTACGACGCACCGCGCAAGACCGATGACGAACAGTCAGAGGACAGCATCGAAGAGCTCAAAGCGCGGCGTCACGACAAGAACTCAGGCAAGGTAGACGAGGACGAGGTCGAGGCTGCGGAGTCGTTCGAGCTCCCCGGCGCCGACCTGTCGCATGAGGAGCTCTCGGTCAAGGTGCTGCCGCGCCAGTCCGATGAGTTCACCTGCGCATCGTGCTTCCTGGTCCACCACCGCAGCCAGCTCGCCGAGCAGCGAAACGGGCAGCTCATCTGCCGGGATTGCGCTGCCTGA
- a CDS encoding P1 family peptidase, which yields MGYQIAGVRVGHWSDAAGESGCTVVELPDGTTASHEVRGGAPASRELDLLEPDKTVDRVDAVVLTGGSAFGLAAADGVMRYYEERGRGAPTPAGNVPIVPTLALFDLAVGDSTARPTAASGYAAAQATTGEQLLAGRIGAGAGAYVSHWRGPDGRRPAGLGHAVCRLDDVVVEALCAVNAFGDVDTGGPVSFDPVRALPATSGFDAGRAHTTIGLVVTNAALSKVGCRVMAQGAHDGLARALVPPHTRFDGDAFVAAATGVVEAHVDVVRLLALSAVADAIRSVG from the coding sequence GTGGGTTATCAGATCGCCGGTGTACGTGTGGGGCACTGGAGCGATGCGGCAGGGGAGTCCGGCTGCACGGTCGTAGAGCTGCCCGACGGCACGACCGCATCGCATGAGGTACGCGGCGGCGCTCCCGCCAGCCGTGAGCTCGACCTGCTCGAGCCGGACAAAACCGTCGACCGGGTCGACGCCGTAGTCCTCACGGGTGGCTCGGCGTTCGGTCTCGCCGCTGCCGACGGTGTGATGCGCTACTACGAGGAACGCGGTCGCGGCGCGCCGACGCCGGCGGGCAACGTGCCGATCGTGCCGACGCTGGCATTGTTCGACCTCGCGGTCGGCGACAGCACGGCGCGACCGACGGCGGCGTCCGGGTACGCGGCTGCGCAGGCGACGACCGGCGAGCAGCTCCTTGCCGGGCGCATCGGCGCGGGTGCGGGCGCGTACGTCTCACACTGGCGTGGACCCGACGGGCGACGACCTGCCGGTCTCGGCCACGCAGTGTGCCGCCTCGACGATGTCGTCGTCGAGGCTCTCTGTGCGGTCAATGCGTTTGGCGACGTCGACACGGGTGGCCCTGTCTCGTTCGACCCGGTCAGAGCGTTGCCGGCAACGTCGGGGTTCGACGCCGGGCGGGCACATACGACGATCGGGCTGGTGGTCACGAACGCCGCGTTGAGCAAGGTCGGCTGCCGGGTCATGGCGCAGGGCGCCCATGACGGGCTGGCCCGTGCCCTCGTGCCGCCGCATACTCGCTTCGACGGTGACGCCTTCGTGGCGGCGGCTACCGGCGTGGTCGAGGCGCATGTCGACGTCGTACGCCTGCTCGCGCTGAGCGCGGTCGCGGACGCGATCCGCTCGGTCGGCTGA
- a CDS encoding DUF4235 domain-containing protein — MSKKADKKGKTQGMAQKRTWKLFDRGSTVLAGVVAAQLSNLTWRAATGKKPPTSPADPQVRLAEAVTWAALAGATVELTKILVNRKAVDYWVRSTGELPPGVKANKTSGTSGKK; from the coding sequence GTGAGTAAGAAGGCGGACAAGAAGGGCAAGACGCAGGGCATGGCGCAGAAGCGCACCTGGAAGCTCTTCGACCGTGGGTCGACGGTGCTTGCGGGTGTCGTCGCGGCGCAGCTGTCCAACCTCACCTGGCGGGCCGCGACAGGTAAGAAGCCGCCCACGTCACCGGCCGATCCGCAGGTACGTCTCGCGGAGGCTGTGACATGGGCGGCTCTTGCCGGTGCGACGGTCGAGCTCACCAAGATCCTGGTGAACCGCAAGGCCGTCGACTATTGGGTTCGCTCAACCGGCGAGCTTCCTCCGGGCGTCAAGGCAAACAAGACGTCCGGAACAAGCGGCAAGAAATAG
- a CDS encoding sulfurtransferase encodes MSGSPIIGRDEFADLQASATPPALLDVRFVLSVDGSDGPTGRDAYEAGHLFGAQFVDLDVDLADPAGPNGRHPLPDPARFEAAMRRVGVCADRPVVVYDQADGTAAARAWWLLTHHGHDDVRVLDGGYDGWVEASGNTTALVQSVEAGDFVAKPGRRPVVDADGAAALAQSGVLLDARAAERYRGELEPIDPVAGHIPGAANAPSRLNLTEDRSWRTPADLREHYAALGIDATTEVGAYCGSGVTAAHDVLALEIAGFEAALYPGSWSEWVTDPRRPVATGE; translated from the coding sequence GTGAGCGGTTCACCGATCATCGGTCGCGACGAGTTCGCCGACCTGCAGGCGTCGGCAACGCCGCCAGCGCTGCTCGATGTGCGATTCGTACTGAGCGTTGACGGCAGCGACGGTCCGACCGGACGCGACGCGTACGAAGCGGGCCATCTGTTCGGTGCCCAGTTCGTCGACCTCGACGTCGATCTGGCCGATCCGGCCGGTCCGAACGGCCGTCATCCGCTGCCCGACCCGGCCCGTTTCGAGGCGGCGATGCGTCGCGTCGGTGTATGCGCCGACCGTCCGGTCGTCGTCTATGACCAAGCCGACGGCACAGCCGCAGCACGCGCGTGGTGGTTGCTCACCCATCACGGTCACGACGACGTGCGCGTCCTCGACGGTGGGTACGACGGCTGGGTCGAGGCAAGCGGAAACACGACCGCTTTGGTGCAAAGCGTCGAAGCGGGCGATTTCGTTGCGAAACCAGGCAGGCGCCCCGTCGTCGACGCCGACGGTGCGGCGGCGCTGGCGCAGTCCGGTGTGTTGCTCGATGCACGCGCCGCGGAGCGCTACCGCGGTGAGCTCGAGCCGATCGATCCGGTCGCCGGCCACATCCCGGGCGCCGCGAACGCCCCGTCGCGGTTGAACCTCACCGAGGACAGATCGTGGCGTACGCCTGCTGACCTCCGTGAGCACTATGCCGCCCTCGGCATCGACGCGACCACCGAGGTCGGTGCGTACTGCGGGTCCGGCGTCACGGCCGCCCACGACGTGCTGGCACTGGAGATCGCCGGCTTCGAGGCGGCGCTGTACCCGGGTTCGTGGAGCGAGTGGGTGACCGATCCGCGTCGCCCGGTGGCGACGGGGGAGTAG
- a CDS encoding DUF3093 domain-containing protein, translating into MPEPSPAGGEHEETLYAPLSWWLVVAGFAIVVWWVFVLATPLAVAVGAGLVVAAALGGVLWAYGRAAVTVRGGEIAACGARIEVEYCGPAQALDASQTAAVRGRDADARAYLALRPYIATSVRLEIADERDPTPYWLISTRNPDRLVAAIDAARASSGASGE; encoded by the coding sequence CGAAGAGACGCTGTACGCGCCGCTGTCGTGGTGGCTGGTCGTTGCGGGATTCGCGATCGTCGTGTGGTGGGTGTTCGTACTCGCGACGCCGCTCGCGGTCGCCGTCGGCGCCGGACTCGTTGTCGCGGCGGCACTCGGTGGCGTGCTCTGGGCGTACGGCCGCGCCGCGGTGACGGTACGCGGAGGCGAGATCGCCGCCTGTGGTGCACGGATCGAGGTGGAGTACTGCGGACCGGCGCAGGCGCTCGACGCGTCACAAACGGCGGCTGTACGCGGGCGCGACGCGGATGCACGGGCGTACTTGGCGCTGCGACCGTACATCGCGACATCGGTGCGGCTGGAGATCGCAGACGAGCGCGACCCCACACCGTACTGGCTGATCAGCACGCGCAACCCCGACCGACTGGTCGCCGCGATCGACGCGGCACGCGCCTCGTCGGGAGCATCCGGCGAGTGA
- a CDS encoding inositol monophosphatase → MTSPEALHDLARSVAHAAAEFVRSRRPEGRVDVAATKSSDTDVVTEIDRATEDLIRTMIAAARPGDAVMGEEGGFGGAEESSDVTWIVDPIDGTVNFVHGLPGYSVSIAASVGGVVEAGCVVDVVSGEEFAALRGNGATRTGPDGTTTALGPPPQVRLEYALIGTGFNYRPEIRAKQGAAVARLLGSVADIRRIGSAAIDLCNVASGRLDGYVEEGLKPWDLAAGRLIAEESGAVVTGLDGEPNERMTIACTPWIAAELLEEVRKAGF, encoded by the coding sequence GTGACGTCGCCGGAGGCGCTGCACGACCTGGCTCGTTCGGTCGCTCACGCCGCGGCCGAGTTCGTACGCTCGCGGCGGCCCGAGGGCCGCGTCGACGTCGCGGCGACGAAATCGAGCGACACCGATGTCGTCACCGAGATCGACCGTGCGACCGAAGACCTGATTCGCACGATGATCGCGGCCGCCCGGCCCGGCGATGCGGTGATGGGCGAGGAAGGCGGTTTCGGCGGCGCCGAAGAGTCGTCCGACGTCACCTGGATCGTCGATCCGATCGACGGCACCGTCAACTTCGTGCACGGTCTACCGGGCTACTCCGTGTCGATCGCCGCGTCGGTCGGCGGTGTCGTCGAGGCGGGCTGCGTCGTCGACGTCGTCTCGGGCGAGGAGTTCGCCGCATTGCGCGGCAACGGCGCCACCCGTACCGGACCCGACGGCACGACGACGGCACTCGGCCCGCCGCCGCAGGTGCGTCTCGAGTACGCGCTGATCGGCACCGGGTTCAACTACCGCCCCGAGATTCGGGCGAAGCAGGGCGCTGCCGTTGCGAGGCTCCTCGGCTCCGTCGCGGACATCCGACGGATCGGGTCGGCCGCGATCGACCTTTGCAATGTCGCCAGCGGGCGCCTCGACGGGTACGTCGAGGAAGGGCTCAAGCCGTGGGACCTCGCGGCCGGGCGGCTGATCGCCGAGGAGTCGGGCGCGGTGGTGACCGGCCTCGACGGCGAGCCGAACGAACGCATGACGATCGCATGCACCCCGTGGATCGCCGCAGAATTGCTCGAAGAGGTACGAAAAGCGGGCTTCTGA
- a CDS encoding SDR family oxidoreductase yields the protein MAYFVTGATGFIGRHLVAELLDHRAGDIHVLVREQSIGRFERLRRQCGGTDRLKPVVGDLAEARLGVDDNWLREHRGDIDHVFHLAALYDMTASADRNDELNIGGTRAALGFADAVDAGVFHQVSSIAVAGDLRGRFNESMFDEGQGLPSAYHRTKYESERIVREESTIPWRVYRPAIVVGHSATGAMDKVDGPYYFFPLLKRMRDSLPQWTPLVGMDLGDTNVVPVDYVVSAMDHLAHKPGLDGRAFHLVNPEPQPTIDVVNTLARVAKAPRFALQVDKRLTGLVPASFVQSALQSGPAKFLLRQSVERFGIPAEVVGHVSLPTTFDDQATERELSGSGIACPDLETYASVLWDYWEHHLDESVLADPRLRSAVQGRCVVITGASSGIGKATALRVAALGGIPVLIARDLDKLEDTRREIELLDGQAHVYSCDLSDMAAIDELTKRLVEEHETIDVIVNNAGRSIRRSLHLSYDRFHDFERTMTLNYFGAIRLVMGLAGKLSEDGGGHIVNISSIGVQTNPPRFSAYVASKAALDSWSRVVSSELIGDGITFTTIHMPLVKTPMIAPTKLYDAFPTITPAQAADLVLRAIRDKPHEVNTHLGTAGELGHALAPKLAFRILHQAYKVFPDSSAAKGASDGDESATSEQVLLAKVLRGVHW from the coding sequence ATGGCGTACTTCGTCACCGGCGCAACCGGATTCATCGGCCGGCATCTGGTGGCGGAGCTGCTCGACCATCGGGCCGGCGACATCCACGTGCTCGTCCGGGAACAGTCAATCGGCCGCTTCGAGCGCCTGCGTCGTCAGTGTGGGGGCACCGACCGGCTCAAGCCGGTCGTCGGAGACCTCGCGGAGGCACGTCTCGGTGTCGACGACAACTGGTTGCGCGAGCATCGCGGCGACATAGACCACGTCTTCCACCTCGCTGCGCTCTATGACATGACCGCCTCCGCGGACCGCAACGATGAGCTCAACATCGGCGGTACGCGAGCCGCGCTCGGGTTCGCCGATGCGGTCGACGCAGGCGTGTTCCATCAGGTCTCCTCGATAGCAGTCGCAGGCGACCTGCGCGGACGGTTCAACGAGTCGATGTTCGACGAGGGCCAGGGGCTCCCGTCGGCGTACCACCGCACGAAGTACGAGTCCGAACGCATCGTGCGCGAGGAGTCGACGATCCCGTGGCGCGTCTATCGTCCGGCAATCGTCGTGGGCCACTCCGCAACCGGCGCGATGGACAAGGTCGACGGCCCGTACTACTTCTTTCCGCTGCTCAAACGCATGCGCGACTCGCTGCCGCAATGGACCCCTCTTGTCGGTATGGACCTCGGCGACACCAACGTCGTTCCGGTCGACTACGTCGTCAGCGCAATGGATCATCTGGCGCACAAACCCGGGCTCGATGGTCGGGCGTTCCATCTGGTCAACCCAGAGCCGCAACCGACCATCGACGTCGTCAACACGCTGGCTCGCGTGGCGAAGGCGCCCCGTTTCGCGCTGCAGGTCGACAAGCGGCTGACCGGCCTGGTGCCGGCGTCATTTGTGCAGTCGGCGCTGCAGAGCGGCCCGGCGAAGTTCCTGCTCCGCCAGAGCGTCGAGCGATTCGGCATCCCGGCAGAGGTGGTCGGCCATGTCTCACTACCGACGACGTTCGACGACCAGGCGACCGAACGCGAACTGTCCGGAAGCGGCATCGCGTGCCCCGACCTCGAGACGTACGCGTCGGTGCTCTGGGACTATTGGGAGCATCACCTCGACGAGAGCGTGCTCGCCGACCCGCGGCTGCGATCGGCCGTCCAGGGCCGCTGCGTCGTGATCACCGGGGCGTCGTCGGGTATCGGCAAGGCGACTGCGCTTCGCGTCGCCGCGCTGGGCGGGATACCCGTACTGATCGCGCGTGACCTCGACAAGCTCGAGGACACCCGTCGCGAGATCGAGCTGCTCGACGGCCAGGCTCACGTCTACTCCTGCGACCTCTCCGATATGGCGGCGATCGACGAGCTGACCAAGCGACTCGTGGAGGAGCACGAGACGATCGACGTGATCGTCAACAACGCGGGCCGCTCCATCCGGCGCTCACTACACCTCTCGTACGACCGCTTCCACGACTTCGAACGCACGATGACGCTCAACTACTTCGGCGCCATCCGGCTGGTGATGGGGTTGGCCGGCAAGCTGTCCGAGGACGGCGGCGGGCATATCGTGAACATCTCCTCGATCGGCGTGCAGACGAACCCGCCACGGTTCTCCGCGTACGTCGCATCGAAGGCCGCACTCGACTCCTGGAGCCGCGTCGTCAGCTCCGAACTGATCGGCGACGGCATCACCTTCACCACGATCCACATGCCGCTGGTCAAGACGCCGATGATCGCACCGACGAAGCTCTACGACGCGTTCCCGACGATCACGCCCGCGCAGGCGGCCGACCTGGTGCTGCGCGCGATCCGAGACAAACCGCATGAGGTGAACACGCACCTCGGCACCGCCGGCGAGCTCGGACACGCGCTCGCGCCCAAACTCGCGTTCCGGATCCTGCATCAGGCGTACAAGGTCTTCCCGGACTCCTCGGCAGCAAAGGGCGCCTCGGACGGCGACGAGTCGGCGACCAGCGAACAAGTGCTCCTGGCGAAGGTGCTCAGAGGAGTCCACTGGTGA
- a CDS encoding ferrochelatase — MRSSTDPYDAFLLVSFGGPEATDDVVPFLENVTRGKNIPRERLVEVGKHYYDFGGRSPINDQCRELVAAIRADFEREGVELPVYWGNRNWDPYLSDTLARMADDGVRRALCLVTSAYASYSGCRQYRENLWDAAEPLGDAAPRLDRIRHYFNHPGFVEPFVSATVDAIESLPADVRDEARIVFVTHSIPDTMNAASGRHDGAPEGGAYVAQHLDVAATVAAAVAERTGVERDDALVYCSRSGPPTMPWLEPDVNDHLEAVVEAGTRAVVVVPIGFVSDHMEVIYDLDTEAAQTADKLGLAYRRAATPGVDPRFVSMITDLVQERAAVERGVAVQRSTTGECAASWDVCPAGCCANARGDRPALCGEDQ; from the coding sequence ATGCGCTCGTCGACTGACCCCTATGACGCGTTCCTGCTGGTTTCGTTCGGCGGGCCCGAGGCCACCGACGACGTGGTGCCGTTCCTCGAGAACGTCACCCGAGGCAAGAACATCCCGCGCGAGCGCCTCGTCGAGGTCGGCAAGCATTACTACGACTTCGGCGGTCGTTCGCCGATCAACGACCAGTGTCGCGAGCTGGTCGCGGCGATCCGTGCCGATTTCGAACGGGAGGGCGTCGAACTCCCGGTCTACTGGGGCAACCGGAACTGGGATCCCTACCTGAGCGACACGCTCGCACGCATGGCCGACGACGGGGTACGCCGCGCGCTGTGCCTGGTGACGTCGGCCTACGCGTCGTACTCGGGTTGCCGGCAGTACCGCGAGAACCTCTGGGATGCCGCCGAACCCTTGGGCGACGCTGCTCCGCGTCTCGATCGCATTCGGCACTACTTCAACCACCCGGGTTTCGTCGAGCCGTTCGTGAGCGCGACCGTCGACGCGATCGAATCGCTGCCCGCAGACGTACGCGACGAGGCGCGGATCGTGTTCGTCACGCATTCGATCCCGGACACCATGAACGCCGCGAGCGGCCGTCACGACGGTGCGCCGGAAGGCGGGGCGTACGTCGCGCAGCACCTCGACGTCGCGGCGACGGTCGCCGCCGCGGTCGCGGAGCGCACCGGGGTCGAGCGCGACGATGCGCTCGTGTACTGCTCGCGTTCGGGTCCGCCGACCATGCCGTGGCTCGAACCCGATGTGAACGACCATCTCGAGGCGGTCGTCGAGGCCGGCACCCGGGCGGTCGTCGTCGTGCCGATCGGTTTCGTATCCGACCACATGGAGGTCATCTACGACCTCGACACCGAAGCCGCGCAGACTGCCGACAAGCTCGGCCTGGCATACCGGCGCGCAGCGACGCCCGGAGTCGACCCGAGGTTCGTCTCGATGATCACCGACCTTGTGCAGGAGCGCGCCGCCGTGGAGCGCGGCGTCGCGGTGCAGCGAAGTACGACCGGTGAGTGCGCAGCGAGCTGGGACGTCTGTCCCGCGGGCTGCTGCGCCAACGCTCGCGGCGATCGGCCCGCGCTGTGCGGTGAAGACCAGTGA
- a CDS encoding iron-siderophore ABC transporter substrate-binding protein: MNRLKLALTATLTTLALTTTACGDDDGTADATTAGDRTTAVEEGAFPVEIEHKYGTTTVTEEPERVVVVGMKEQDDLLALGIVPVATTEWLDDSPGAIYPWAEDRLGDADTPELLNQDDGIPIEQVAAQQPDLIIGLYAGITKTEYDQLSKIAPTVAQPADVPDYGIAWQQQLVTVGEAVGRPDAARQIVDDVEAQIADIAEDHPEFQGKEAIFATPFEGTYVYGSSDPRSRLLTDIGFELPSDIDDVVGTKDFGANISAEKIDFVDTDALVWLTDSFGSKDDVLGNELYSALPVHEQGRDIFVGDSIPEYGFSISFVTALSIPYTLERLVPQLSAAVDGDPSTEVPTPED, translated from the coding sequence GTGAACCGACTGAAGCTGGCGCTGACCGCGACGCTGACCACCCTGGCACTCACGACGACCGCCTGCGGCGACGACGACGGCACGGCCGACGCGACGACCGCGGGCGACCGTACGACCGCCGTCGAGGAAGGCGCATTCCCCGTTGAGATCGAGCACAAGTACGGCACGACGACAGTCACGGAGGAGCCCGAGCGCGTCGTCGTGGTGGGAATGAAGGAGCAGGACGACTTGCTCGCGCTCGGCATCGTGCCGGTGGCGACGACCGAGTGGCTCGACGACTCACCCGGTGCGATCTACCCGTGGGCGGAGGACCGGCTCGGCGATGCGGATACGCCCGAGCTGCTGAACCAGGACGACGGCATCCCGATCGAGCAAGTGGCGGCGCAGCAGCCGGACCTCATCATCGGCCTGTACGCGGGTATCACGAAGACCGAGTACGACCAGCTCAGTAAGATCGCGCCGACGGTGGCGCAGCCCGCCGACGTACCCGACTACGGCATCGCCTGGCAGCAACAGCTGGTCACCGTCGGCGAGGCGGTCGGCCGACCCGATGCGGCGCGGCAGATCGTCGACGACGTCGAGGCCCAGATCGCAGATATCGCTGAGGATCACCCCGAGTTCCAAGGCAAGGAAGCGATCTTCGCGACGCCGTTCGAGGGCACCTACGTCTACGGCTCGTCCGACCCGCGCAGCAGGCTGCTGACCGACATCGGCTTCGAGTTGCCGAGTGATATCGACGATGTCGTGGGTACGAAGGACTTCGGCGCCAACATCAGCGCCGAGAAGATCGACTTCGTCGACACCGACGCGTTGGTCTGGCTCACAGACTCGTTCGGGTCGAAGGACGACGTACTCGGCAACGAGCTGTACTCCGCACTGCCTGTGCACGAACAGGGCCGCGACATCTTCGTCGGCGACTCGATTCCCGAGTACGGGTTCTCGATCTCGTTCGTGACGGCGCTCAGCATCCCGTACACCCTCGAGCGCCTCGTGCCGCAGCTGTCCGCCGCGGTCGACGGCGACCCCTCGACCGAGGTTCCCACGCCCGAGGACTGA